One window from the genome of Rhizobium sp. CIAT894 encodes:
- a CDS encoding aldolase/citrate lyase family protein, producing MDESGLQNFLKRLRSGKANYMGWSGLSDPMLVGYIARAGYDAVLLDQQHGFHDTASCISCISEAALTGTPAIVRVSVNDFAQAARMLDCGAVGVVAPMINSAADARRFVSHVKYPPLGQRSFGPGRAMQLSNAPDDQVFVKSANGNTLAIAMCETREALDVLDEILNVPGLDGVLVGPADLSLALCGGIMDPNRSAVRNATLDVARRSRAKGKIACAFAGTVERSRELVRDGFQLVSVEYDEKVIADAFAKVLNEAKQV from the coding sequence ATGGACGAAAGCGGATTGCAAAATTTCCTCAAGAGATTGAGGTCCGGCAAAGCCAACTATATGGGCTGGTCCGGATTGAGTGACCCGATGCTCGTGGGCTACATCGCGCGCGCGGGATACGATGCGGTACTGCTTGATCAACAGCATGGGTTCCATGATACGGCGTCGTGCATCTCGTGTATTTCGGAAGCCGCGCTGACTGGTACCCCTGCAATCGTCCGTGTGAGCGTGAATGATTTCGCGCAGGCGGCACGAATGCTGGATTGCGGCGCGGTGGGCGTCGTCGCTCCGATGATCAATTCGGCAGCCGACGCGAGGCGGTTCGTGTCGCACGTCAAATATCCTCCACTTGGACAACGTAGCTTTGGCCCTGGCCGGGCTATGCAATTGTCTAATGCACCCGATGACCAAGTATTCGTTAAGTCTGCCAACGGGAATACGTTGGCGATCGCCATGTGCGAGACACGCGAGGCTCTCGATGTCCTCGATGAAATCCTGAATGTTCCCGGACTCGACGGCGTCCTGGTCGGTCCTGCTGACCTCTCTCTCGCGTTGTGCGGCGGAATTATGGATCCAAACCGAAGCGCAGTGCGGAACGCCACTCTCGATGTTGCCCGCCGCTCCCGCGCGAAGGGAAAGATCGCATGTGCGTTCGCGGGAACCGTTGAACGCTCGCGCGAGCTCGTGCGCGACGGCTTTCAGCTTGTGTCTGTGGAGTACGACGAAAAAGTGATCGCCGACGCGTTCGCGAAAGTCCTGAATGAAGCCAAGCAGGTCTGA
- a CDS encoding SDR family oxidoreductase yields the protein MVNSLAGKRALITGAASGIGKAAALALHSAGANVIGLDLTTHGDAFEILHCDLSVEESVAAAMRQAAARLGGLDILVNNAGVMEEAPLGAISAAHVDRMFAVNVRGAIFTAREALPHLPDGGRIVNVVSELAYIGRANASVYCATKAALLALTRSWARELAPRILVNAVAPGPTDTPLLGFETMDRRMREMETANPLGRIGRPEEVAAAIVFLAGPSASLFVGQCIGPNCGAVMF from the coding sequence GTGGTGAACTCGCTGGCCGGTAAAAGAGCTCTCATCACCGGCGCGGCAAGTGGGATCGGCAAAGCCGCCGCTCTGGCGCTACACTCGGCGGGCGCGAACGTCATCGGCCTTGATTTGACGACGCACGGCGACGCTTTCGAAATTCTGCACTGCGATCTCAGCGTTGAGGAGAGCGTGGCCGCCGCGATGCGGCAAGCCGCCGCCAGATTGGGCGGCCTCGATATCCTTGTCAACAATGCGGGCGTCATGGAGGAGGCTCCGCTGGGCGCGATCTCCGCTGCGCACGTAGACAGGATGTTTGCGGTCAACGTAAGGGGCGCGATCTTCACGGCGCGAGAGGCCCTTCCCCATCTGCCTGACGGCGGAAGAATCGTTAACGTCGTGTCGGAACTGGCCTATATCGGCCGCGCCAATGCATCGGTATATTGCGCTACGAAGGCTGCACTTCTGGCGCTTACCCGCTCATGGGCGCGCGAACTTGCGCCGCGCATCCTCGTCAATGCTGTTGCGCCCGGCCCGACCGACACACCATTGCTTGGTTTCGAAACCATGGATCGCCGCATGCGCGAGATGGAAACAGCAAACCCCCTTGGACGTATCGGTCGACCGGAGGAGGTCGCAGCCGCGATAGTGTTCCTAGCGGGACCGAGTGCGTCGCTGTTCGTGGGTCAGTGCATTGGCCCGAACTGCGGCGCTGTCATGTTCTGA
- a CDS encoding SDR family oxidoreductase, which yields MNPSFEDKTVIITGASRGIGLGVAKGFARQGARVHIIADDENVYDAAEEIGAQGYRADIANEVEVRNALSRTAHIDVLVNNAGYERMTPLTAEGAQNDTLFRRIIDINVVGTRIVTRQAVRLMRTGGAIVNTASIWGRVAEAQFDAYVASKHAIIGLTKTWAKELGPLGIRVNAVCPGWVRTESSMRSLGLMAASKGADEQELLEGIVAGQALPGLMMPDDMQDAYLFLASDRAGNITGQSLGVDRGEVPW from the coding sequence GTGAATCCGTCGTTTGAGGACAAGACAGTTATCATCACCGGTGCCAGTCGAGGCATCGGGCTGGGCGTAGCCAAGGGCTTTGCGCGTCAAGGGGCGCGGGTTCACATCATCGCCGATGACGAGAATGTCTATGACGCCGCAGAAGAAATCGGCGCTCAGGGATACAGGGCCGACATCGCAAACGAGGTTGAAGTCAGGAACGCACTGTCGCGGACCGCTCATATCGATGTCCTCGTGAACAATGCCGGATACGAACGCATGACGCCCCTCACGGCGGAAGGCGCGCAGAACGACACGCTATTTCGCCGGATCATCGATATCAATGTCGTCGGCACGCGCATCGTGACCCGGCAGGCCGTCCGCCTCATGCGGACAGGCGGCGCCATCGTCAATACGGCTTCGATTTGGGGGCGCGTTGCTGAAGCGCAATTCGACGCCTACGTCGCCTCCAAGCACGCTATCATTGGCCTGACCAAGACGTGGGCAAAGGAGCTCGGACCTCTCGGCATACGAGTCAACGCGGTCTGCCCGGGCTGGGTGCGGACCGAGTCCTCGATGCGCTCGCTGGGGCTGATGGCGGCATCAAAGGGCGCCGACGAGCAAGAACTTCTCGAAGGCATCGTCGCGGGGCAGGCGCTGCCGGGGCTCATGATGCCCGACGATATGCAGGACGCCTATCTGTTCCTCGCATCTGACCGGGCCGGGAACATCACCGGGCAATCGTTGGGTGTCGATCGGGGAGAGGTACCGTGGTGA
- a CDS encoding cysteine desulfurase-like protein: MAYFPIDKIRAEFPALAGPKPPIYLDNPAGTLVPRMVIDAVANAMATASNNLGGYFAASARAVDIVEKAHDSAAQFVGATSPAEMIVGPSMTNLTLHMSRSIGLLFNPGDEIIVTRMDHEGDVAPWLLMARDRGLVVKWLPFNRETWRLEPEDLRGLLTERTRLVALNYASNLTGSINDIAALTAVAKSVDALVYVDAVQYVPHHLPDVVKLGCDFLACSSYKFFGPHLAVLWGRKALLERMEAYKCRCASDALPDKYETGTPQTELQAGLSAAADYAASLGAGGNTLRERMLAGYHAFNIYEDDLTRQLITGLQSMKGITIHGITNLNELAHRVPTVSFTHAAIQTHDFAQGLANQDICVWSGHNYAIELVRQLGLDEDLGVVRIGIAHYNTAEEIDRALNAIDSIIQKRLRTI; encoded by the coding sequence GTGGCATATTTTCCGATCGACAAGATTCGCGCAGAATTTCCGGCACTGGCGGGGCCGAAGCCGCCGATTTATCTGGATAACCCTGCAGGAACTCTCGTTCCTCGGATGGTCATCGATGCCGTAGCCAATGCGATGGCGACGGCAAGCAACAATCTTGGCGGCTACTTCGCGGCGTCCGCTCGCGCCGTGGATATTGTTGAAAAGGCGCATGACTCGGCGGCTCAGTTCGTTGGCGCCACCTCGCCGGCTGAAATGATCGTCGGGCCAAGCATGACCAACCTGACCCTCCACATGTCGCGTTCCATCGGTCTCCTTTTTAATCCCGGCGACGAGATCATCGTCACCAGGATGGATCACGAGGGCGACGTAGCACCCTGGCTCCTGATGGCACGGGATCGAGGCTTGGTCGTGAAGTGGTTGCCTTTCAACCGCGAGACCTGGCGCTTGGAGCCCGAAGATCTACGAGGCCTTCTGACGGAGAGGACGCGCCTCGTGGCCCTGAACTACGCCAGCAATCTGACCGGCTCCATTAATGACATTGCCGCACTCACAGCGGTGGCCAAGTCTGTCGATGCGCTCGTCTACGTCGACGCGGTCCAGTACGTGCCCCACCATCTCCCTGATGTCGTGAAGCTCGGCTGCGATTTCCTCGCCTGCTCATCCTACAAATTTTTCGGACCGCATCTCGCCGTTCTCTGGGGACGGAAGGCGCTTCTCGAGCGCATGGAGGCATACAAGTGCCGATGTGCTTCTGACGCTCTGCCGGACAAATACGAGACGGGCACGCCCCAGACGGAACTTCAGGCGGGATTGAGCGCGGCAGCCGATTACGCGGCATCGCTCGGTGCAGGCGGCAACACTCTGCGCGAACGCATGCTTGCGGGCTATCATGCGTTCAACATCTATGAGGATGACCTGACCCGGCAGCTTATCACCGGCCTTCAGTCGATGAAGGGCATCACCATCCATGGAATAACGAACCTGAACGAGCTTGCGCATCGCGTTCCTACGGTCTCGTTCACACATGCGGCGATCCAGACGCACGACTTTGCGCAAGGCCTGGCGAACCAAGATATCTGCGTTTGGTCTGGGCACAACTACGCCATCGAGCTTGTCCGACAACTGGGTCTCGATGAAGACCTGGGGGTCGTACGTATCGGCATCGCGCACTACAACACCGCCGAGGAAATCGATCGCGCGCTTAACGCCATAGACTCGATCATCCAGAAACGGCTTCGGACGATCTGA
- a CDS encoding creatininase has translation MRDTVLWAELAWPQVEERVKAGAPVFLPLGSTEQHGHHMSLNVDVVIPTQICERVARRTNGLVLPTVAYGNRSQPRTGGGPRFPGTINLSAHTFSMIVRDILCELYRQGCRKIVVLNGHYENIWPAVEGIELALDSIGRRVEDFVVLRADLWELVAPETIARIFPDGFPGIELEHASVIETSLMMALRPELVDLTAARNDGPAHFKPYDRNPKPAGGVPASGVLSLTEGSSIEKGEWLVADITTNLENMIAEEF, from the coding sequence ATGAGAGACACTGTACTCTGGGCGGAGTTGGCCTGGCCGCAGGTCGAGGAGAGAGTGAAGGCCGGGGCGCCGGTGTTTCTGCCGTTGGGCTCGACTGAGCAGCACGGCCACCACATGAGCCTGAATGTCGATGTGGTCATCCCGACGCAGATCTGCGAACGAGTTGCTCGTCGAACAAACGGCCTCGTTCTTCCGACAGTAGCATATGGTAACCGGTCTCAGCCACGTACGGGCGGCGGCCCGCGCTTTCCTGGCACCATTAACCTGTCAGCGCATACTTTCTCGATGATCGTTCGCGACATCCTGTGCGAGCTTTATCGCCAAGGTTGCCGAAAGATCGTGGTGCTCAATGGCCATTACGAGAATATCTGGCCGGCGGTCGAGGGTATCGAACTGGCCCTGGACAGCATTGGACGCCGCGTTGAGGATTTCGTCGTCCTTCGCGCCGATCTCTGGGAGCTGGTCGCCCCGGAAACGATTGCGCGGATATTCCCAGATGGCTTCCCCGGAATCGAACTCGAGCATGCAAGCGTCATCGAAACGTCGCTGATGATGGCATTGCGGCCCGAGCTCGTCGATCTGACCGCGGCGCGGAATGACGGACCTGCACACTTCAAGCCATACGACCGAAATCCGAAGCCGGCAGGCGGTGTGCCCGCGTCCGGCGTGCTTTCCTTAACCGAAGGCTCGTCGATCGAGAAGGGCGAATGGCTTGTCGCCGATATCACGACCAACCTTGAAAACATGATCGCTGAGGAATTCTGA
- the speB gene encoding agmatinase: MTATNTNFFQPVDAAEVPRFAGHSTFMRLPAVPSAAGLDIALIGIPWDGGTTNRAGARHGPREVRNYSSLMRRAHHVSGIEPFSVANVADIGDVSVNPIDLLDGLQRIQAGIAAVVKEGAIPLSVGGDHLTTLPVLRAIATTGPIGLIHFDAHSDTNDQYFGNNRYTHGTPFRRAIEEGLLDPKRTVQIGIRGSVYDPGEHDWAKNQGIRIIYMEEFVRRGAVDVMEEARAIVGDAATYVTFDIDSIDPSMAPGTGTPEIGGFSTREAQELVRLLQGVRIVGADVVEVAPPFDIGGITAIAGATILFELLCVIAAQVAAAR, from the coding sequence ATGACCGCAACGAACACCAATTTCTTCCAGCCCGTCGATGCGGCCGAAGTCCCGAGGTTTGCGGGGCACTCGACATTCATGCGTCTGCCAGCGGTTCCATCGGCGGCAGGTCTGGATATCGCGCTGATCGGAATTCCCTGGGACGGCGGCACAACGAATAGAGCCGGTGCGCGCCATGGACCGCGCGAGGTCCGAAATTATTCGAGCCTCATGCGCCGTGCTCACCATGTCTCAGGAATCGAGCCGTTTTCCGTCGCCAACGTCGCTGATATTGGCGACGTGTCGGTGAACCCAATCGATCTCCTGGATGGCTTGCAGCGCATTCAGGCCGGTATAGCAGCGGTCGTGAAGGAAGGTGCGATCCCTCTTTCGGTCGGCGGTGACCACTTGACGACCTTGCCGGTGCTTCGTGCGATTGCGACTACCGGACCGATCGGGTTGATCCACTTCGACGCCCATTCCGACACCAACGATCAATATTTCGGCAACAATCGGTATACCCATGGCACGCCGTTTCGTCGTGCCATCGAAGAAGGGCTTCTTGATCCTAAGCGGACCGTGCAGATCGGCATTCGCGGGTCCGTCTACGATCCGGGCGAGCACGACTGGGCCAAAAACCAGGGCATACGCATCATTTACATGGAGGAATTCGTGCGTCGTGGTGCAGTCGACGTCATGGAGGAAGCACGCGCCATAGTTGGTGACGCCGCCACCTATGTCACATTCGATATCGACAGCATCGACCCCTCCATGGCGCCGGGAACCGGCACGCCGGAGATCGGGGGCTTCAGCACCCGGGAGGCCCAGGAACTGGTTCGCCTGCTTCAAGGCGTGCGCATCGTCGGGGCAGATGTTGTGGAGGTTGCTCCTCCTTTTGACATCGGCGGCATTACGGCGATCGCAGGGGCGACGATTCTCTTCGAGCTTCTTTGCGTCATTGCCGCGCAGGTTGCCGCGGCAAGGTAG
- a CDS encoding amidohydrolase: MNLRDFLADLTSIRQRLHAMPEIGLAELETSNLIAECLSGWGLEVHRGFAKTGLVGRLQRGDSRRAIGFRADFDALPIAEETGLPYSSKNPGMMHACGHDGHTAMLLGAAWMLSQRSDLDGSVNFVFQPAEENYGGGKLMIEDGLFEAFPCDRIYAVHNLPGLSVGTFATRSGPITASVDVVKVVVHGKGGHGALPAKTTDPVVAGASIVMALQTILSRNIDAHDAAVITVGAFHAGGSSTIIPDTAVLEISMRALSPSTRRELRERVESIASMQAAAFGATTTFEWDLGYPVTINEKEATSLAEKVVVDRFGSERLLKLDTPQMFSEDFSFMLEKVPGAYFLIGNGDSAPLHSSSFDFNDELLEPGALFFHDLAIAHLQAQP; encoded by the coding sequence ATGAACCTGCGAGATTTTCTGGCTGACCTTACTTCTATCCGGCAGCGGCTCCACGCCATGCCAGAAATCGGTCTTGCCGAATTGGAAACGTCAAACTTGATTGCAGAATGCTTGTCCGGTTGGGGCTTGGAGGTTCATCGCGGTTTTGCCAAAACCGGGCTTGTTGGTCGGCTACAACGCGGGGACAGTCGCAGAGCCATAGGCTTCCGCGCCGACTTCGATGCTCTGCCAATCGCCGAGGAAACGGGGCTGCCTTACTCCAGCAAAAACCCTGGCATGATGCATGCGTGCGGCCATGACGGCCATACCGCGATGCTCCTAGGAGCAGCCTGGATGCTGTCACAAAGGTCGGATCTGGATGGCAGTGTGAATTTCGTATTCCAGCCGGCTGAAGAGAACTACGGTGGTGGAAAGCTCATGATCGAGGACGGTCTCTTCGAGGCGTTCCCTTGCGACCGCATTTATGCCGTCCACAACCTTCCCGGTCTCTCCGTCGGTACGTTCGCGACACGGAGCGGTCCAATCACCGCTTCAGTCGACGTCGTAAAGGTCGTCGTGCATGGTAAGGGTGGACACGGCGCGCTGCCGGCGAAGACGACAGATCCGGTCGTCGCCGGCGCAAGTATCGTTATGGCGCTACAAACAATCCTTTCGCGAAACATTGACGCACATGATGCTGCTGTGATCACTGTCGGAGCTTTCCATGCGGGCGGTTCCAGCACGATCATCCCAGACACCGCCGTCCTTGAGATCAGTATGCGCGCGCTTTCGCCGAGCACCCGTAGGGAGTTGCGCGAACGGGTCGAGAGCATCGCCTCTATGCAGGCTGCAGCGTTTGGCGCGACAACGACCTTTGAATGGGATCTCGGATACCCAGTAACTATCAATGAAAAGGAAGCAACTTCCCTCGCAGAAAAGGTCGTGGTCGATCGCTTTGGCAGCGAGCGGCTACTGAAGCTCGACACGCCGCAGATGTTTAGCGAGGATTTCTCCTTCATGCTCGAGAAGGTGCCGGGCGCCTATTTTCTTATCGGCAACGGCGACAGCGCGCCGCTGCATTCCTCCTCCTTCGATTTCAACGATGAGCTGCTCGAGCCCGGCGCCCTGTTTTTCCACGACCTTGCGATCGCCCACCTTCAGGCTCAACCGTGA
- a CDS encoding LysR family transcriptional regulator: MRRLDNIDIRLLRVFTTLADARGFAEAQIALNLSQSTLSTHLAELEKRVGGQLCYRGRQQFKLTELGNVTYEAAKKLFRDMDDFTQRVHSANGNLAGRLRLGTSDGVFTSPHLSISRAVEIFLQPGSDVFIDMILGTPSDLEQRVADGERDIVIGPFSQRAPGVEYIDFYGEPHHVYCGKGHRLFTMPDHRIDRKEIESARFSVRRYRHFDDLYLVGHSRAGASIEAMEAQLMLILSGQFIGFLPRHFADPWVTKGELRPILTQSHSFESMQKIAYRRQSIGTPLIDAFLDVLIGLRPPPSESRIENFRS, from the coding sequence ATGCGGCGTTTGGACAATATCGACATCCGGCTCCTTCGGGTCTTTACGACTTTGGCGGACGCGCGCGGTTTTGCAGAGGCGCAAATCGCTCTCAATCTTTCGCAGTCGACTCTAAGCACGCACCTAGCCGAACTGGAAAAGCGTGTTGGAGGGCAACTTTGCTACCGTGGTCGCCAGCAATTCAAACTGACCGAACTTGGCAACGTCACTTATGAGGCAGCCAAGAAGCTCTTCCGGGACATGGACGATTTCACGCAAAGGGTTCATTCCGCTAACGGGAATCTTGCTGGCAGATTGCGCTTGGGTACCTCCGACGGAGTTTTTACCAGCCCTCATCTTTCGATCAGCCGAGCGGTAGAAATTTTCCTCCAGCCTGGCTCTGATGTCTTTATCGATATGATCCTTGGAACGCCGTCGGATCTCGAGCAGCGTGTGGCGGATGGAGAGCGTGACATCGTCATCGGGCCTTTCTCGCAGCGCGCGCCTGGAGTCGAGTATATCGACTTTTATGGCGAGCCTCATCATGTGTACTGCGGCAAAGGACATCGCCTGTTTACGATGCCGGATCACAGGATCGATCGAAAAGAAATTGAGTCGGCGAGGTTCTCCGTTCGACGGTATCGGCACTTCGATGATCTTTACCTGGTGGGGCATTCTCGTGCCGGCGCTTCGATCGAGGCCATGGAGGCGCAACTAATGCTCATCCTGTCCGGACAGTTTATCGGCTTCCTCCCGAGGCATTTTGCGGACCCATGGGTAACCAAGGGCGAGTTACGTCCAATCCTGACTCAAAGCCATAGTTTTGAGTCCATGCAAAAAATAGCCTATCGCCGCCAGTCCATCGGCACGCCGCTCATTGACGCTTTCCTTGATGTGCTGATTGGTCTGCGGCCGCCGCCAAGCGAAAGTCGCATTGAGAATTTTCGAAGTTAA
- a CDS encoding ATP-binding cassette domain-containing protein: protein MNSHNVAIEINSLKKRFQSLEVLKGVSLTAHEGDVIAIIGGSGSGKSTFLRCINMLELPSAGSVTIHGETIAMKKDGHGGMMPSDRKQVQRLRSRLGMVFQSFNLWQHMTILENVIEAPVHVLGIKKDEAIDRAETLLRRVGLHDKRDAYPAFLSGGQQQRAAIARALAIQPHVMLFDEPTSALDPELVGEVLSVIGDLAKEKRTMILVTHEMKFARNVASHVVFLANGVIEEQGPPDEIFGAPKSERLKKFISSIH from the coding sequence ATGAACAGTCATAACGTAGCGATTGAGATCAACTCCCTTAAAAAGCGGTTTCAATCACTCGAGGTTCTCAAGGGCGTATCGCTGACCGCGCATGAAGGCGACGTCATCGCCATCATCGGCGGATCGGGCTCGGGCAAGTCGACCTTTCTTCGATGCATCAACATGCTTGAATTGCCGAGCGCCGGCTCGGTCACGATCCATGGCGAGACGATCGCCATGAAGAAAGACGGCCATGGCGGCATGATGCCATCGGACCGCAAGCAGGTGCAGCGCCTGCGCTCCCGCCTCGGCATGGTATTCCAGAGCTTCAATCTCTGGCAGCACATGACGATCCTCGAAAACGTCATCGAGGCGCCGGTGCATGTGCTCGGCATCAAGAAGGACGAGGCGATCGACCGGGCCGAGACGCTGCTGCGCCGCGTCGGGCTGCATGACAAGCGCGATGCCTATCCCGCCTTCCTCTCCGGTGGCCAGCAGCAGCGCGCGGCCATTGCCCGCGCCCTCGCCATCCAGCCCCATGTCATGCTCTTCGACGAACCGACCTCCGCGCTTGATCCGGAACTGGTGGGCGAGGTGCTCTCCGTCATCGGCGACCTCGCCAAGGAGAAGCGCACCATGATCCTCGTCACGCACGAGATGAAATTTGCGCGCAACGTGGCGAGCCACGTCGTCTTCCTGGCGAACGGCGTCATCGAGGAACAGGGCCCACCGGACGAGATTTTCGGAGCGCCGAAATCGGAGCGGCTGAAGAAGTTCATCAGCTCCATCCACTGA
- a CDS encoding transporter substrate-binding domain-containing protein → MKSILKTIALAAALGLSAISGAAAEQVRVGFAAEPYPPFASPDASGNWEGWEVDFMKAMCAEAKLDCVITALAYDGLIPALTSNKIDMIVASMSITAARQQTIDFSDKYYNTLPAIIGPKDVKFEPTPEGLAGKTLGVQAASIHQAYADKYFAPAGATIKEYQTQDEAINDLAAGRVDAVQADSIPLSEHVKTEQGACCELKGTVKADPAILGQGVGVGLRKGDTALKDKVNAAIGAIRANGTYDTFSKKYFDFDLYGE, encoded by the coding sequence ATGAAGAGTATCTTGAAGACAATCGCCCTGGCAGCCGCGCTTGGCCTTTCGGCCATCTCGGGTGCCGCGGCGGAGCAGGTCCGCGTCGGCTTTGCCGCCGAGCCCTATCCGCCCTTCGCCTCGCCGGACGCTTCCGGCAACTGGGAAGGCTGGGAAGTGGATTTCATGAAGGCAATGTGCGCGGAAGCCAAGCTCGACTGCGTGATCACTGCACTTGCTTATGATGGTTTGATCCCCGCGCTAACCTCTAACAAGATCGACATGATTGTCGCATCGATGTCGATCACAGCTGCGCGCCAACAGACCATCGACTTCTCCGACAAATACTACAACACGCTTCCGGCCATTATCGGACCGAAAGACGTGAAGTTCGAGCCGACGCCAGAGGGCCTGGCCGGCAAGACACTTGGCGTACAGGCAGCCAGTATTCATCAGGCTTACGCCGACAAGTATTTCGCTCCCGCCGGCGCAACGATCAAGGAATACCAGACGCAGGACGAGGCCATCAACGACCTCGCGGCGGGCCGCGTCGATGCGGTGCAAGCCGATTCCATCCCGCTCAGCGAACATGTCAAGACTGAGCAGGGCGCTTGCTGCGAGCTAAAGGGCACCGTGAAGGCCGATCCGGCGATTCTCGGGCAGGGCGTCGGTGTCGGCCTGCGCAAGGGCGACACGGCTCTGAAGGATAAGGTCAACGCTGCCATTGGGGCGATCCGCGCGAATGGCACCTACGACACCTTCTCGAAGAAGTATTTCGACTTCGACCTCTACGGAGAGTGA
- a CDS encoding transporter substrate-binding domain-containing protein, producing MKDILKAITLCAVIGVAACQGAAAQPIRVGFAAEPYPPFASPDASGNWEGWEVDFMKAICAEAKLDCVITPVAWDGIIPALTANKIDMIIGSMSITAERLQTIDFSDKYYNSPSAIVGLKGEQFGSTPETLKGKVIGVQVATRHQAYANKYFGEAGATVKGYPTQDEHNNDLVSGRIDAVQTDFLAIKDFLKSEQGAACCDLKGTVKDEPEILGFGKGVGLRKGETELKEKINAAIKAIRANGTYDTFSKKYFDFDIYGG from the coding sequence ATGAAAGACATCCTAAAGGCGATAACCCTGTGTGCCGTGATCGGCGTTGCCGCGTGCCAAGGGGCTGCAGCCCAGCCAATTCGCGTCGGTTTCGCCGCCGAACCTTATCCCCCGTTTGCCTCGCCGGACGCTTCCGGCAATTGGGAAGGCTGGGAAGTCGACTTCATGAAGGCGATCTGCGCCGAAGCGAAGCTCGACTGCGTTATCACACCAGTCGCCTGGGATGGTATCATCCCGGCGCTCACGGCCAACAAGATCGACATGATCATCGGTTCCATGTCGATCACCGCTGAGCGCCTGCAGACGATCGACTTCTCCGACAAGTACTACAATTCACCGAGTGCAATCGTTGGCCTGAAGGGAGAACAATTCGGATCAACACCGGAGACCCTTAAGGGGAAAGTGATTGGTGTTCAGGTCGCAACCCGCCATCAGGCCTACGCAAACAAGTATTTCGGCGAGGCCGGCGCGACGGTCAAGGGATACCCGACGCAGGATGAACACAACAACGATCTTGTTTCCGGCCGTATCGATGCGGTGCAGACCGACTTCCTCGCAATCAAGGATTTTCTGAAGTCGGAACAGGGGGCTGCTTGCTGCGACCTCAAAGGCACCGTGAAGGACGAGCCGGAAATTCTAGGTTTCGGAAAAGGCGTGGGTCTGCGCAAGGGCGAGACGGAATTGAAGGAAAAGATCAACGCCGCCATCAAGGCGATCCGAGCGAACGGCACCTACGACACGTTCTCGAAGAAGTACTTCGACTTCGACATCTACGGCGGCTGA
- a CDS encoding ABC transporter permease yields MDAGQLIDLSLLAFDPPGWGGAMLAGLWNSIQIAVGGYALGLILGTGGAMGKLYGGPVTKDLLEVYTTLVRAVPELVLILILYYAGTDVLNQLSALVGFGPVDISGLAAGIFVIGVVQGAYSTEVLRGAINAVPAGQMEAARAYGMSPFQVMRRITLPAMLPHAIPGLSNLWLIATKDTALLAVVGFSELTLVTRQAAGSTKSYLLFFCAAGALYLTITLVSNVLISIIERHCRRGMARSA; encoded by the coding sequence ATGGATGCCGGACAGCTAATTGACTTGAGCCTGCTTGCGTTTGACCCGCCCGGCTGGGGCGGGGCGATGCTGGCGGGGTTGTGGAATTCCATCCAGATCGCCGTCGGTGGTTATGCTCTCGGCCTGATCCTCGGGACCGGCGGCGCCATGGGCAAGCTTTACGGCGGCCCCGTCACCAAGGACCTGCTCGAGGTCTACACCACGCTGGTGCGCGCGGTGCCCGAGCTCGTGCTGATCCTCATTCTCTATTATGCCGGCACGGATGTGCTGAACCAGCTTTCGGCGCTTGTCGGCTTTGGCCCGGTCGATATCAGCGGCCTTGCGGCCGGCATTTTCGTCATCGGCGTCGTGCAGGGCGCCTATTCGACGGAAGTGCTGCGCGGCGCGATCAACGCGGTGCCTGCGGGACAGATGGAAGCGGCGCGCGCCTATGGCATGTCTCCGTTTCAGGTGATGCGCCGCATCACGCTGCCGGCAATGCTGCCGCATGCCATTCCAGGCCTCTCCAATCTCTGGCTGATTGCCACCAAGGACACGGCGCTGCTCGCCGTCGTCGGCTTCAGCGAACTAACGCTAGTCACCCGCCAGGCGGCCGGCAGCACCAAGTCCTATCTGCTCTTCTTCTGCGCGGCCGGCGCGCTCTATCTGACGATTACGCTGGTCTCCAATGTGCTGATCAGCATCATCGAGCGCCATTGCCGGCGCGGAATGGCGAGGAGCGCCTAA